ATGGATCACCACCGACGCCGGCAAGGAAGCCTACGCTGCGATCGCCGGCAAGACCGCTTTCTCCGCCAAGGAAGCAGTGGTTGAACTGCTCAAAGCAGCGGACCTGCTGGACGGCGAACCCAAGAAGATCACCCACCCGGTGAACTTCTTCGAGAAGGGTGACAAGCCCCTTGAGGTTGTTACCTCCCGTCAGTGGTACATCCGTAATGGTGGCCGCGATGAGGAACGCCGCGAACGCCTGATCGGCCGTGGCCAGGAAATTACCTTCCACCCGGCCTTCATGCGTTCACGTTACGAGAACTGGATCGCCGGCCTGAACGGTGACTGGCTCGTATCCCGCCAGCGCTTCTTCGGCGTGCCCATCCCCGTCTGGTACCCGCTGGACGCCCAGGGCAACCCGGACTACGACAACCCCATCCTGCCTTCGGACGAGATGCTTCCCGTGGATCCTGCCGCGGACGCTGCTCCCGGTTTCGAGGAATCCCAGCGTGACCAGGCCAATGGCTTCACAGGTGACGCCGATGTACTTGACACCTGGGCTACGTCCTCCCTGACCCCGCAGATTGTGGGCGGCTGGAGCCGTGACGAGGACCTGTTCTCCAAGGTCTACCCCTTCGACCTCCGTCCGCAGGGACACGACATCATCCGCACCTGGCTCTTCTCCTCCGCCGTCCGCGCGGATGCCCTGCAGAAGAACGCTCCGTGGAAGCACGCGGCCATCTCCGGCTGGATCCTTGACCCGGACCGGAAGAAAATGTCCAAATCCAAGGGCAACGTTGTTGTGCCCACGGATGTTTTGAACGAGTACGGTTCGGACGCCGTGCGCTACTGGGCAGCGTCAGCAAAGCTCGGTGCAGACACGGCCTACGAGATCGCCCAGATGAAGATCGGCCGCCGCCTCGCCATCAAATTGCTGAACGCTTCGAAGTTCGTGCTGAACCTCGGCGCCACCGAGAACTCAGTGGTGACCTCCGACCTTTCGGTCCTCACCAATCCTTTGGACCGTGCACTGTTGGCGCAGCTTTCCGACGTCGTTGCCCAATCCACCAAGGCCTTCGAGAACTACGACTACGCCCGCGCACTCCAGATCACTGAGTCGTTCTTCTGGCAGTTCACGGACGACTACGTGGAGCTCATCAAGGACCGTGCCTACGGTGCCGCCGGCGAAGCCGAGCAGGCATCCGTACTTGCCGCGCTGGCGACAACGCTGGACTCCCTCCTGCGCCTGTTCGCACCGTTCCTGCCCTTCGCCACCGAAGAGGTCTGGGGCTGGTGGCGCACCGGATCAGTTCACCGTGCTGAGTGGCCGGCAGCCTTGGAGATCACCGATGGTGACACCACCATGCTCGGCACCGTGGGCGTAGCACTCAGCGGCATCCGCAAGGCAAAGTCCGAGGCCAAGGTGAAGCAGCGTACCGAGGTGCTCTCGGCATCCATTACTGCTTCGGAAGTGCTGGTAGCCCAGTTGAAGGCCGGCATGGGTGACTTGAAGGCAGCCGCGAACGCGCAGGAGATCACTC
This genomic interval from Paenarthrobacter aurescens TC1 contains the following:
- a CDS encoding putative valyl-tRNA synthetase (identified by match to protein family HMM PF00133) gives rise to the protein MAESTQGTDTPATAPINVPDKPALEGLEAALTQRWLSEGTYKFNPDTTREQVYSIDTPPPTASGSLHVGHMFSFTQTDVQARYMRMTGKNVFYPMGWDDNGLPTERRVQNYYGVRCDPAIPYKADYTPPAQPAKNQRDFDVVSRQNFIELCEELAVEDEKVFENLFQTLGLSVDWDLTYRTIDDTSRAVSQRAFLANLSAGDAYMAEAPTLWDVTFRTAVAQAELEDREVAGAYYRYPFFTEDGDKIFIETTRPELLAACAALVANPDDERYQPLFGKTVKSPLFDVELEVKAHPLAKADKGSGIAMVCTFGDLTDVTWWRELQLPTRAIMGRDGRIIADTPEWITTDAGKEAYAAIAGKTAFSAKEAVVELLKAADLLDGEPKKITHPVNFFEKGDKPLEVVTSRQWYIRNGGRDEERRERLIGRGQEITFHPAFMRSRYENWIAGLNGDWLVSRQRFFGVPIPVWYPLDAQGNPDYDNPILPSDEMLPVDPAADAAPGFEESQRDQANGFTGDADVLDTWATSSLTPQIVGGWSRDEDLFSKVYPFDLRPQGHDIIRTWLFSSAVRADALQKNAPWKHAAISGWILDPDRKKMSKSKGNVVVPTDVLNEYGSDAVRYWAASAKLGADTAYEIAQMKIGRRLAIKLLNASKFVLNLGATENSVVTSDLSVLTNPLDRALLAQLSDVVAQSTKAFENYDYARALQITESFFWQFTDDYVELIKDRAYGAAGEAEQASVLAALATTLDSLLRLFAPFLPFATEEVWGWWRTGSVHRAEWPAALEITDGDTTMLGTVGVALSGIRKAKSEAKVKQRTEVLSASITASEVLVAQLKAGMGDLKAAANAQEITLQSGEGELKVSDVVLAPAEEQPAS